One genomic segment of Synchiropus splendidus isolate RoL2022-P1 chromosome 16, RoL_Sspl_1.0, whole genome shotgun sequence includes these proteins:
- the spdya gene encoding speedy protein A isoform X3, whose amino-acid sequence MMKRRHSDSPTPHEETVSVPLTQDGDVRPKKQWNHSPQRGSVQMSLFRNSWRPTVFIQGTEIAAYLRIFEDELLKHLLWKDCCYLLADKYLLAMVFEYFKRCSFTIEEYTKENFFIALFLANNMEEEDGYTMVDILSWALGNNWRQKVSDFVRQRDKLWARMNYRAVVTRRSCEE is encoded by the exons atgatgaagagaagACACAGTGACAGCCCGACTCCCCACGAAGAAACGGTGTCAGTTCCACTCACCCAAGACGGAGACGTCCGGCCTAAGAAACAGTGGAACCACAGCCCACAGAGAGGGTCGGTTCAGATGAGCCTTTTCAGAAACTCATGGAGGCCAACTGTCTTCATTCAGGGGACAGAAATAGCAGCATACTTGAGGATTTTCG AAGATGAATTGTTAAAACATTTACTGTGGAAGGACTGCTGCTATTTACTGGCAGACAAG TATCTTCTGGCCATGGTCTTTGAGTACTTCAAGAGATGCAGCTTCACCATTGAAGAATACACCAAGGAGAACTTCTTCATTGCCTT GTTTCTAGCTaacaacatggaggaggaagacgggTACACTATGGTTGACATATTGTCTTGGGCGCTGGGCAACAACTGGAGGCAGAAGGTTTCTGACTTTGTGAGGCAGCGAGACAAACTGTGGGCCAGAATGAACTACAGAGCTGTGGTCACCCGGCGTTCCTGTGAAGAG TGA
- the trmt61b gene encoding tRNA (adenine(58)-N(1))-methyltransferase, mitochondrial isoform X1, whose protein sequence is MAVQIRNTGLLTIQRLVRAGKSTAGHLNYMDVLQNIYRRGLRTSTCGRLDEKEPRTTMSRTIALSRRRRPLSPLERISTLLPEDSLTPEVIQLRDRNQQHELREENITVRTDTENNPTEPDLLCGSDSEELADGASPTLPGESFLSNGELLIAEFRKKSRVEFQKMFKLQAGARLHSSWGYICHDDVVGHTAGRFFRTNMGVAIFIRRVSLEEYVLFMRRAPVITYPKDMASMLMMMDVTEGDTVLDSGSGSGAMSLFLSRAVGSKGRVLSVEVREDHHRRAVLNYERWRTSWRLRHGEDWPDNIQYCVADLRTASSLLSGHGFNSVALDLIHPQLVLETVTPHLHNGGVCAVYLANITQVIDLLEGIRCARLSLLCERIIEIPVRDWLVAPAIQKDGRFCSRKAPNLGEAQNEEEADDEAEESIFWTGIVEFVQDLIGSSAPGGNATFGSIPYIARPHPEQMSHTAFLVKLRKYCP, encoded by the exons ATGGCAGTGCAAATACGGAATACCGGACTACTCACCATCCAGAGGCTGGTTCGTGCTGGTAAATCCACAGCGGGGCATCTTAACTACATGGACGTTTTACAGAATATCTATAGAAGAGGACTGAGGACATCCACATGTGGGCGACTTGATGAAAAAGAACCGAGGACGACTATGAGTAGAACTATAGCTCTGTCAAGGAGGAGGAGACCCCTGTCGCCCCTCGAGAGGATTAGTACCCTGCTCCCTGAAGACTCGCTCACGCCTGAGGTGATCCAGCTGAGGGATCGGAACCAGCAACATGAACTGAGAGAGGAGAACATCACTGTCAGAACTGACACTGAAAATAACCCGACAgagccagacctgctctgtggttctgattctgaagaaCTGGCAGATGGGGCCTCCCCCACTCTTCCTGGGGAAAGCTTTCTGTCAAACGGGGAGTTGTTGATCGCAGAGTTTCGTAAAAAATCTCGTGTGGAGTTCCAGAAAATGTTCAAACTTCAGGCTGGTGCACGACTGCACAGCAGCTGGGGGTACATCTGCCACGACGATGTCGTTGGACACACGGCAGGTCGCTTTTTCAGGACCAACATGGGCGTTGCCATCTTCATCCGACGCGTCAGCCTGGAGGAATATGTGTTGTTTATGAGGAGAGCGCCTGTCATTACCTATCCAAAG GATATGGCAAGcatgctgatgatgatggacGTGACTGAGGGGGACACGGTGCTGGACTCGGGGTCTGGATCTGGGGCAATGTCTTTGTTCCTGTCCCGAGCAG TGGGCTCTAAGGGTCGTGTGCTGAGCGTGGAGGTCAGGGAGGATCACCACAGGAGAGCTGTTCTCAACTACGAGCGGTGGAGAACTTCGTGGCGACTGCGTCATGGCGAGGACTGGCCTGATAACATCCAGTATTGTGTTGCTGACCTCCGCACTGCGTCGTCTCTCCTCTCTGGTCATGGCTTCAATTCG GTTGCTCTTGATCTGATTCATCCACAGCTGGTGTTAGAAACCGTGACTCCTCATTTACATAATGGAGGTGTGTGCGCAGTCTACCTTGCCAA TATAACTCAGGTTATTGACTTGCTCGAGGGAATTCGATGTGCCCGGCTTTCTTTACTGTGCGAACGCATCATTGAAATCCCTGTCCGTGATTGGCTGGTTGCACCCGCCATCCAGAAGGATGGACGGTTTTGCAGCCGGAAAGCGCCCAACCTGGGAGAAGCCCAAAATGAGGAGGAAGCTGATGATGAGGCGGAAGAAAGTATATTCTGGACAGGGATTGTTGAGTTTGTCCAGGATCTAATTGGCTCTTCTGCTCCAGGGGGAAACGCCACATTCGGGAGCATCCCATACATCGCCAGACCTCACCCCGAGCAGATGAGCCACACAG cttttctGGTGAAGTTGAGGAAGTACTGTCCATGA
- the spdya gene encoding speedy protein A isoform X2, with translation MMKRRHSDSPTPHEETVSVPLTQDGDVRPKKQWNHSPQRGSVQMSLFRNSWRPTVFIQGTEIAAYLRIFDELLKHLLWKDCCYLLADKYLLAMVFEYFKRCSFTIEEYTKENFFIALFLANNMEEEDGYTMVDILSWALGNNWRQKVSDFVRQRDKLWARMNYRAVVTRRSCEEIMDLIPAEFLWRRERPEHHGGVQRYCEYEPLSLLGPSASPVFCARCYTNRFPGNNPVRSSASDSSSEDEHESPHQAFYRLNSDGNLFTGLN, from the exons atgatgaagagaagACACAGTGACAGCCCGACTCCCCACGAAGAAACGGTGTCAGTTCCACTCACCCAAGACGGAGACGTCCGGCCTAAGAAACAGTGGAACCACAGCCCACAGAGAGGGTCGGTTCAGATGAGCCTTTTCAGAAACTCATGGAGGCCAACTGTCTTCATTCAGGGGACAGAAATAGCAGCATACTTGAGGATTTTCG ATGAATTGTTAAAACATTTACTGTGGAAGGACTGCTGCTATTTACTGGCAGACAAG TATCTTCTGGCCATGGTCTTTGAGTACTTCAAGAGATGCAGCTTCACCATTGAAGAATACACCAAGGAGAACTTCTTCATTGCCTT GTTTCTAGCTaacaacatggaggaggaagacgggTACACTATGGTTGACATATTGTCTTGGGCGCTGGGCAACAACTGGAGGCAGAAGGTTTCTGACTTTGTGAGGCAGCGAGACAAACTGTGGGCCAGAATGAACTACAGAGCTGTGGTCACCCGGCGTTCCTGTGAAGAG ATAATGGACTTGATTCCTGCTGAGTTTCTGTGGAGGCGAGAACGGCCTGAACACCACGGGGGTGTTCAGAGGTATTGTGAGTACGAGCCCCTTTCTCTACTCGGTCCGAGTGCCTCCCCGGTTTTCTGCGCCCGCTGCTACACCAATCGCTTTCCTGGAAACAATCCAG TGAGAAGCTCCGCCTCAGACTCCAGCAGCGAGGATGAGCATGAGTCACCACACCAGGCCTTTTACAGGCTTAACTCTGATGGAAACCTCTTCACAGGCTTGAATTGA
- the spdya gene encoding speedy protein A isoform X4, translating into MVFEYFKRCSFTIEEYTKENFFIALFLANNMEEEDGYTMVDILSWALGNNWRQKVSDFVRQRDKLWARMNYRAVVTRRSCEEIMDLIPAEFLWRRERPEHHGGVQRYCEYEPLSLLGPSASPVFCARCYTNRFPGNNPVRSSASDSSSEDEHESPHQAFYRLNSDGNLFTGLN; encoded by the exons ATGGTCTTTGAGTACTTCAAGAGATGCAGCTTCACCATTGAAGAATACACCAAGGAGAACTTCTTCATTGCCTT GTTTCTAGCTaacaacatggaggaggaagacgggTACACTATGGTTGACATATTGTCTTGGGCGCTGGGCAACAACTGGAGGCAGAAGGTTTCTGACTTTGTGAGGCAGCGAGACAAACTGTGGGCCAGAATGAACTACAGAGCTGTGGTCACCCGGCGTTCCTGTGAAGAG ATAATGGACTTGATTCCTGCTGAGTTTCTGTGGAGGCGAGAACGGCCTGAACACCACGGGGGTGTTCAGAGGTATTGTGAGTACGAGCCCCTTTCTCTACTCGGTCCGAGTGCCTCCCCGGTTTTCTGCGCCCGCTGCTACACCAATCGCTTTCCTGGAAACAATCCAG TGAGAAGCTCCGCCTCAGACTCCAGCAGCGAGGATGAGCATGAGTCACCACACCAGGCCTTTTACAGGCTTAACTCTGATGGAAACCTCTTCACAGGCTTGAATTGA
- the trmt61b gene encoding tRNA (adenine(58)-N(1))-methyltransferase, mitochondrial isoform X2: MAVQIRNTGLLTIQRLVRAGKSTAGHLNYMDVLQNIYRRGLRTSTCGRLDEKEPRTTMSRTIALSRRRRPLSPLERISTLLPEDSLTPEVIQLRDRNQQHELREENITVRTDTENNPTEPDLLCGSDSEELADGASPTLPGESFLSNGELLIAEFRKKSRVEFQKMFKLQAGARLHSSWGYICHDDVVGHTAGRFFRTNMGVAIFIRRVSLEEYVLFMRRAPVITYPKDMASMLMMMDVTEGDTVLDSGSGSGAMSLFLSRAVGSKGRVLSVEVREDHHRRAVLNYERWRTSWRLRHGEDWPDNIQYCVADLRTASSLLSGHGFNSVALDLIHPQLVLETVTPHLHNGGVCAVYLANITQVIDLLEGIRCARLSLLCERIIEIPVRDWLVAPAIQKDGRFCSRKAPNLGEAQNEEEADDEAEERGNATFGSIPYIARPHPEQMSHTAFLVKLRKYCP, from the exons ATGGCAGTGCAAATACGGAATACCGGACTACTCACCATCCAGAGGCTGGTTCGTGCTGGTAAATCCACAGCGGGGCATCTTAACTACATGGACGTTTTACAGAATATCTATAGAAGAGGACTGAGGACATCCACATGTGGGCGACTTGATGAAAAAGAACCGAGGACGACTATGAGTAGAACTATAGCTCTGTCAAGGAGGAGGAGACCCCTGTCGCCCCTCGAGAGGATTAGTACCCTGCTCCCTGAAGACTCGCTCACGCCTGAGGTGATCCAGCTGAGGGATCGGAACCAGCAACATGAACTGAGAGAGGAGAACATCACTGTCAGAACTGACACTGAAAATAACCCGACAgagccagacctgctctgtggttctgattctgaagaaCTGGCAGATGGGGCCTCCCCCACTCTTCCTGGGGAAAGCTTTCTGTCAAACGGGGAGTTGTTGATCGCAGAGTTTCGTAAAAAATCTCGTGTGGAGTTCCAGAAAATGTTCAAACTTCAGGCTGGTGCACGACTGCACAGCAGCTGGGGGTACATCTGCCACGACGATGTCGTTGGACACACGGCAGGTCGCTTTTTCAGGACCAACATGGGCGTTGCCATCTTCATCCGACGCGTCAGCCTGGAGGAATATGTGTTGTTTATGAGGAGAGCGCCTGTCATTACCTATCCAAAG GATATGGCAAGcatgctgatgatgatggacGTGACTGAGGGGGACACGGTGCTGGACTCGGGGTCTGGATCTGGGGCAATGTCTTTGTTCCTGTCCCGAGCAG TGGGCTCTAAGGGTCGTGTGCTGAGCGTGGAGGTCAGGGAGGATCACCACAGGAGAGCTGTTCTCAACTACGAGCGGTGGAGAACTTCGTGGCGACTGCGTCATGGCGAGGACTGGCCTGATAACATCCAGTATTGTGTTGCTGACCTCCGCACTGCGTCGTCTCTCCTCTCTGGTCATGGCTTCAATTCG GTTGCTCTTGATCTGATTCATCCACAGCTGGTGTTAGAAACCGTGACTCCTCATTTACATAATGGAGGTGTGTGCGCAGTCTACCTTGCCAA TATAACTCAGGTTATTGACTTGCTCGAGGGAATTCGATGTGCCCGGCTTTCTTTACTGTGCGAACGCATCATTGAAATCCCTGTCCGTGATTGGCTGGTTGCACCCGCCATCCAGAAGGATGGACGGTTTTGCAGCCGGAAAGCGCCCAACCTGGGAGAAGCCCAAAATGAGGAGGAAGCTGATGATGAGGCGGAAGAAA GGGGAAACGCCACATTCGGGAGCATCCCATACATCGCCAGACCTCACCCCGAGCAGATGAGCCACACAG cttttctGGTGAAGTTGAGGAAGTACTGTCCATGA
- the spdya gene encoding speedy protein A isoform X1, which yields MMKRRHSDSPTPHEETVSVPLTQDGDVRPKKQWNHSPQRGSVQMSLFRNSWRPTVFIQGTEIAAYLRIFEDELLKHLLWKDCCYLLADKYLLAMVFEYFKRCSFTIEEYTKENFFIALFLANNMEEEDGYTMVDILSWALGNNWRQKVSDFVRQRDKLWARMNYRAVVTRRSCEEIMDLIPAEFLWRRERPEHHGGVQRYCEYEPLSLLGPSASPVFCARCYTNRFPGNNPVRSSASDSSSEDEHESPHQAFYRLNSDGNLFTGLN from the exons atgatgaagagaagACACAGTGACAGCCCGACTCCCCACGAAGAAACGGTGTCAGTTCCACTCACCCAAGACGGAGACGTCCGGCCTAAGAAACAGTGGAACCACAGCCCACAGAGAGGGTCGGTTCAGATGAGCCTTTTCAGAAACTCATGGAGGCCAACTGTCTTCATTCAGGGGACAGAAATAGCAGCATACTTGAGGATTTTCG AAGATGAATTGTTAAAACATTTACTGTGGAAGGACTGCTGCTATTTACTGGCAGACAAG TATCTTCTGGCCATGGTCTTTGAGTACTTCAAGAGATGCAGCTTCACCATTGAAGAATACACCAAGGAGAACTTCTTCATTGCCTT GTTTCTAGCTaacaacatggaggaggaagacgggTACACTATGGTTGACATATTGTCTTGGGCGCTGGGCAACAACTGGAGGCAGAAGGTTTCTGACTTTGTGAGGCAGCGAGACAAACTGTGGGCCAGAATGAACTACAGAGCTGTGGTCACCCGGCGTTCCTGTGAAGAG ATAATGGACTTGATTCCTGCTGAGTTTCTGTGGAGGCGAGAACGGCCTGAACACCACGGGGGTGTTCAGAGGTATTGTGAGTACGAGCCCCTTTCTCTACTCGGTCCGAGTGCCTCCCCGGTTTTCTGCGCCCGCTGCTACACCAATCGCTTTCCTGGAAACAATCCAG TGAGAAGCTCCGCCTCAGACTCCAGCAGCGAGGATGAGCATGAGTCACCACACCAGGCCTTTTACAGGCTTAACTCTGATGGAAACCTCTTCACAGGCTTGAATTGA